One stretch of Streptomyces hygroscopicus DNA includes these proteins:
- a CDS encoding GlcNAc-PI de-N-acetylase, translating to MATVLAFHAHPDDEALLTGGTLARLADEGHRVVLVVATDGHMDAAPPDREPPRLHELRKSACVLGVDRVVHLGYADSGHGPLFYADPPDRTRFARADTEKAAEQLAAILREENAAMLLSYDPNGGYGHRDHIKVHEVGRRAAELAGTARVLEATLPRDTVERLVRLIQLLRIPLRFGPDELSSRFSPRSAITHRYDVRRYARQKQAALAAHRSQMNGTGRMSAVMRAMLRLPAPLFGLLLGREWYIDASPSRPSQR from the coding sequence ATGGCTACCGTCCTGGCATTCCACGCCCACCCCGACGACGAGGCGCTGCTGACCGGGGGCACGCTCGCCCGACTCGCCGACGAGGGCCACCGGGTGGTGCTCGTGGTCGCCACGGACGGCCACATGGACGCCGCCCCGCCGGACCGCGAGCCGCCTCGTCTGCACGAACTGCGGAAGAGCGCGTGCGTGCTCGGCGTCGACCGCGTCGTCCACCTCGGCTACGCGGACAGCGGTCACGGCCCGCTCTTCTACGCCGACCCGCCGGACCGTACGCGCTTCGCCCGGGCCGACACGGAGAAGGCGGCGGAACAACTGGCCGCGATCCTGCGCGAGGAGAACGCGGCGATGCTGCTCAGCTACGACCCCAACGGCGGCTACGGCCACCGCGATCACATCAAGGTCCACGAGGTCGGCCGACGCGCGGCGGAACTGGCCGGGACGGCACGGGTGTTGGAGGCGACGCTCCCCCGCGACACCGTCGAACGCCTGGTCCGACTCATACAACTCCTGCGCATCCCCCTGCGCTTCGGTCCCGACGAGCTGAGCAGCCGCTTCAGCCCCCGCAGCGCCATCACCCACCGCTACGACGTACGCCGCTACGCCCGCCAGAAGCAGGCGGCCCTGGCCGCCCACCGCTCCCAGATGAACGGCACGGGCCGCATGAGCGCCGTCATGCGAGCGATGCTCCGGCTGCCGGCCCCGCTCTTCGGTCTGCTGCTGGGCCGGGAGTGGTACATCGACGCCTCCCCCTCCCGGCCCTCTCAGCGCTAA
- a CDS encoding NmrA family transcriptional regulator produces MIVVTGATGNVGRPLVEALAAVGEQVTAVSRRPGGTELPEGVRHHQADLADPGSLRPALDGADALFLLFAGELLTGERPVRELLETAGSAGVRRVVVLSSQAAETRPQAISHAPLRALEEAVRASGLDWTVLRPGGFGSNAFAWAESVRTRRTVAAPFGDVGLPVVDPADIAEVAAATLRGRGHAGRTYELTGPAPVSPRQQAQTIGDALGEPVRFTELSREQARAELLRFMPEPVADGTLDILGEPTAAEQRVSPDVERVLGRPPRAFADWAMRNIAAFR; encoded by the coding sequence ATGATCGTGGTAACCGGAGCGACCGGGAATGTGGGTCGGCCACTGGTGGAGGCGCTGGCCGCAGTCGGCGAGCAGGTGACGGCCGTGTCGCGACGGCCCGGCGGCACGGAGTTGCCGGAGGGGGTACGTCACCATCAGGCCGATCTGGCCGACCCAGGGAGTCTGCGGCCCGCGCTGGACGGGGCCGATGCGCTCTTCCTGCTCTTCGCCGGCGAACTGCTGACCGGCGAACGGCCCGTCCGCGAACTCCTGGAGACCGCCGGATCCGCGGGGGTGCGGCGCGTGGTCGTGCTCTCGTCCCAGGCGGCCGAAACGCGGCCGCAGGCGATATCCCACGCCCCCTTGCGGGCGCTCGAGGAGGCCGTGCGGGCATCGGGGCTGGACTGGACCGTCCTGCGACCGGGAGGCTTCGGCTCCAACGCGTTCGCCTGGGCCGAGTCGGTCCGTACCCGGCGGACGGTCGCGGCGCCGTTCGGCGATGTGGGACTGCCGGTCGTGGACCCGGCGGACATCGCCGAGGTCGCGGCGGCGACGCTGCGGGGGCGGGGCCACGCGGGACGTACATACGAACTCACCGGCCCGGCGCCGGTCTCCCCGCGCCAGCAGGCGCAGACGATCGGGGATGCGCTGGGCGAACCCGTACGGTTCACCGAGCTGAGCCGGGAGCAGGCACGGGCGGAGCTGCTGCGGTTCATGCCGGAGCCCGTCGCGGACGGCACCCTCGACATCCTGGGCGAGCCGACGGCCGCCGAACAGCGGGTGAGCCCCGATGTCGAGCGCGTTCTGGGCCGACCGCCGCGCGCCTTCGCCGATTGGGCAATGCGCAACATCGCGGCCTTCCGCTGA
- a CDS encoding HxlR family transcriptional regulator, with protein sequence MSKEPEQACPIAPVVDIVFSRWTTPILWTLHEHGRQRFVELQRRIGAVTPKVLTQRLRQLERDGLVCRTYHPEVPPRVEYEISDLGRSLGPLFATLATWSAENLPEVERARLHYDGAEAATTGPQ encoded by the coding sequence ATGTCGAAAGAACCGGAACAGGCGTGCCCGATCGCTCCCGTGGTCGACATCGTCTTCAGTCGCTGGACCACGCCCATCCTCTGGACGCTCCATGAGCACGGCCGTCAGCGGTTCGTGGAGTTGCAGCGCCGCATCGGCGCGGTCACACCGAAGGTGCTGACCCAGCGGCTGCGGCAACTGGAGCGCGATGGGCTGGTGTGCCGTACGTACCATCCGGAGGTTCCGCCCCGGGTGGAGTACGAGATCAGCGATCTCGGCCGCAGTCTGGGCCCGCTCTTCGCCACGCTCGCGACGTGGTCGGCCGAGAACCTGCCCGAGGTCGAGCGTGCCCGCCTGCACTACGACGGCGCGGAGGCCGCCACTACCGGTCCCCAATAG
- a CDS encoding alpha-1 2-mannosidase, which translates to MAAVLLAVTAQGGAVAAPAGPASAHHADRAFASSFESGDPQPDWRNTVETGPDGKKKASGVDGGYSSGIPGNVSDKVTEVRASGENAEGGEVKENLVDGELTSKWLAFDTTTAWLEFDLSEPVKAVRYALTSANDAPGRDPKDWTLKGSAGGSDWTTLDTRKDETFSSRQQTREFSFDGTTAYQHFRLEITRNAGDDLIQLAEVQFATGDTTPPAPSDMRTQIDRGPTGSPTAKANAGFTGTHALRYAGTHKPDGRAYSYNKVFDVDTAVTRDTRLSYRIFPSMPETDLNYPATHVSVDLAFTDGTYLSDLPGAVDQHGARMSPQGQADSKTLYVNQWNNKESRIGAVAASKTVDRILVAYDSPKGPAQFRGWVDDVSIAPKAPEKPLEHLSDYALTTRGTNSSGSFSRGNNFPATAVPNGFNFWTPVTNAGSTDWLYQYARANNADNLPTIQAFSASHEPSPWMGDRQTFQVMPSGAAGTPDAGRTSRALPFRHEKETARPYYYGVTFENGLKAEMAPTDHAAAMRFTYPGEDASVLFDNVTGDGGLTLDAEHGVVTGYSDVKSGLSTGATRMFVYGVFDTPVSASGKLDGGGGKDVTGYFRFKPGKDRTVTLRLATSLIGVDQAKANLDRELPASRSFGQVKRAAQAEWDNILGRIEVEGADRGQLTTLYSSLYRLYLYPNSAFENTGTAAKPRHQYASAFSPGTGENTPTHTGAKIVDGKVYVNNGFWDTYRTTWPAYSLLTPKRAGTMVDGFVQQYKDGGWISRWSSPGYADLMTGTSSDVAFADAYLKGVRFDAEAAYEAALKNATAVPPSSGVGRKGMASSPFLGYTSTETHEGLSWALEGYLNDFGLANMGKALYAKTKKARYKEESEYFLHRAQGYVSLFDDKAGFFQGKDAAGKWRVPSDKYDPRIWGYDYTETNGWGYAFTAPQDSRGLANLYGGRAGLAKKLDTYFSTPETASPEFAGSYGGVIHEMTEARDVRMGNYGHSNQVAHHVTYMYDAAGQPWKTQEKVREVLSRLYTGSEIGQGYHGDEDNGEQSAWYIFSSLGFYPLVMGGSEYAVGSPQFTKATVHLENGRDLVIKAPRNSRTNVYVQGLKVNGKAWNSTALPHSVLAKGGTLEFAMGAKPSAWGTGKNAAPSSITQDDKVPTPRHDLTVPSGGTALLDNTSGTEATFETVDLPITKAGRAVQYTLTSSDRSKAPAGWVLQGSRDGEKWRDLDRRSGETFNWDKQTRVFSVRTPDTYEHYRLVPDGKATLAEVELLS; encoded by the coding sequence GTGGCGGCCGTCCTGCTGGCGGTGACGGCCCAGGGCGGTGCGGTCGCCGCCCCCGCCGGCCCGGCCTCCGCGCACCACGCCGACCGCGCCTTCGCCTCGTCCTTCGAGTCGGGCGATCCCCAGCCCGACTGGCGCAACACGGTCGAGACCGGACCCGACGGAAAGAAGAAGGCGTCCGGGGTGGACGGAGGCTACTCCTCCGGGATTCCCGGCAATGTCTCCGACAAGGTCACCGAGGTCCGGGCGAGTGGGGAGAACGCCGAAGGCGGGGAGGTCAAGGAGAACCTCGTCGACGGCGAGCTCACCAGCAAGTGGCTGGCCTTCGACACCACCACCGCCTGGCTCGAGTTCGATCTGAGCGAGCCGGTGAAGGCCGTCCGCTACGCCCTCACCTCCGCCAATGACGCCCCCGGCCGGGACCCGAAGGACTGGACCCTCAAGGGCTCGGCGGGCGGCTCCGACTGGACGACGCTGGACACCCGTAAGGACGAGACGTTCTCCTCGCGCCAGCAGACGCGGGAGTTCTCCTTCGACGGCACCACGGCGTACCAGCACTTCCGGCTGGAGATCACCCGCAACGCCGGGGACGACCTCATCCAGCTCGCGGAGGTGCAGTTCGCGACCGGCGACACCACACCGCCCGCGCCCTCCGACATGCGCACCCAGATCGACCGCGGCCCGACCGGCTCCCCCACCGCCAAGGCCAACGCGGGCTTCACCGGCACCCATGCCCTGCGCTACGCGGGCACCCACAAGCCGGACGGCCGGGCGTACTCGTACAACAAGGTCTTCGACGTCGACACGGCCGTCACCCGGGACACCCGGCTGTCCTACCGGATCTTCCCGTCGATGCCCGAGACCGATCTCAACTACCCGGCCACCCATGTCTCGGTCGATCTCGCCTTCACCGACGGCACCTATCTGAGCGATCTGCCCGGCGCGGTCGACCAGCACGGCGCCCGGATGAGCCCGCAGGGCCAGGCCGACTCCAAGACGCTCTACGTCAACCAGTGGAACAACAAGGAGTCGCGGATCGGCGCGGTCGCCGCGAGCAAGACGGTCGACCGGATACTCGTGGCCTACGACTCCCCCAAGGGCCCCGCGCAGTTCCGCGGCTGGGTGGACGACGTCTCGATCGCCCCCAAGGCGCCCGAGAAGCCGCTCGAGCACCTGTCGGACTACGCGCTGACCACCCGCGGCACCAACTCCAGCGGCAGCTTCTCGCGCGGCAACAACTTCCCGGCCACCGCCGTCCCCAACGGCTTCAACTTCTGGACGCCGGTGACCAACGCGGGCTCCACCGACTGGCTCTACCAGTACGCCCGCGCCAACAACGCCGACAACCTCCCCACCATCCAGGCGTTCAGCGCGAGCCATGAGCCCAGCCCCTGGATGGGCGACCGGCAGACCTTCCAGGTGATGCCGTCCGGCGCGGCCGGCACCCCCGACGCCGGGCGCACCTCCCGCGCGCTCCCCTTCCGCCATGAGAAGGAGACCGCCCGGCCGTATTACTACGGGGTGACCTTCGAGAACGGCCTCAAGGCGGAGATGGCGCCCACCGATCACGCCGCGGCGATGCGCTTCACCTATCCGGGTGAGGACGCGAGCGTCCTCTTCGACAACGTCACGGGCGACGGCGGGCTGACCCTCGACGCCGAGCACGGCGTCGTCACCGGCTACTCCGACGTCAAGAGCGGACTGTCCACCGGCGCCACCCGGATGTTCGTCTACGGCGTCTTCGACACCCCGGTCAGCGCGAGCGGCAAGCTGGACGGAGGCGGCGGCAAGGATGTCACCGGCTACTTCCGCTTCAAGCCGGGGAAGGACCGCACCGTCACGCTCCGGCTCGCCACCTCGCTGATAGGCGTCGACCAGGCGAAGGCCAACCTCGACCGGGAGCTGCCCGCGTCGAGGTCGTTCGGGCAGGTCAAGCGGGCCGCGCAGGCGGAATGGGACAACATCCTGGGCCGGATCGAGGTCGAGGGCGCGGACCGCGGCCAGCTCACCACGCTCTACTCCAGCCTCTACCGGCTGTACCTCTATCCCAATTCCGCTTTCGAGAACACCGGGACGGCGGCGAAGCCCCGTCACCAGTACGCGAGCGCCTTCTCGCCGGGCACCGGGGAGAACACCCCGACCCACACCGGCGCGAAGATCGTCGATGGCAAGGTGTACGTCAACAACGGCTTCTGGGACACCTACCGCACCACCTGGCCCGCCTACTCACTGCTCACCCCCAAGCGGGCGGGCACGATGGTCGACGGCTTCGTACAGCAGTACAAGGACGGCGGCTGGATCTCCCGCTGGTCCTCGCCGGGCTACGCCGATCTGATGACCGGCACCAGCTCGGACGTGGCCTTCGCCGACGCGTATCTGAAGGGCGTACGGTTCGACGCCGAGGCGGCGTACGAGGCGGCGCTGAAGAACGCCACCGCCGTGCCGCCCTCGTCGGGTGTCGGCCGTAAGGGCATGGCCAGCTCGCCCTTCCTCGGCTACACGAGCACCGAGACCCATGAGGGGCTGTCCTGGGCGCTGGAGGGCTATCTCAACGACTTCGGCCTCGCGAATATGGGCAAGGCGCTCTACGCGAAGACGAAGAAGGCCCGCTACAAGGAGGAGTCCGAGTACTTCCTGCACCGCGCGCAGGGCTATGTCTCGCTCTTCGACGACAAGGCCGGCTTCTTCCAGGGCAAGGACGCGGCGGGGAAGTGGCGCGTGCCCTCGGACAAGTACGACCCCCGGATCTGGGGCTACGACTACACCGAGACCAACGGCTGGGGCTACGCCTTCACCGCGCCCCAGGACAGCCGGGGCCTGGCCAACCTCTACGGCGGCCGGGCCGGCCTGGCCAAGAAGCTGGACACCTATTTCTCCACCCCGGAGACCGCCTCCCCCGAGTTCGCCGGTTCCTACGGCGGCGTCATCCATGAGATGACCGAGGCGCGGGACGTCCGCATGGGCAATTACGGCCACAGCAACCAGGTCGCCCACCATGTGACGTATATGTACGACGCGGCGGGCCAGCCGTGGAAGACCCAGGAGAAGGTGCGCGAGGTGCTCTCCCGCCTCTACACCGGCAGCGAGATCGGCCAGGGCTACCACGGAGACGAGGACAACGGCGAGCAGTCGGCCTGGTACATCTTCAGCTCGCTGGGCTTCTATCCGCTGGTGATGGGCGGCTCCGAGTACGCGGTCGGATCGCCGCAGTTCACCAAGGCCACGGTGCATCTGGAGAACGGCCGCGATCTGGTGATCAAGGCCCCGCGCAACAGCCGGACGAACGTCTACGTCCAGGGCCTGAAGGTGAACGGCAAGGCGTGGAACTCCACGGCCCTCCCCCACTCGGTGCTCGCCAAGGGCGGCACCCTGGAGTTCGCGATGGGCGCCAAGCCGTCGGCCTGGGGCACGGGGAAGAACGCCGCGCCGTCCTCCATCACCCAGGACGACAAGGTGCCCACCCCGCGCCACGACCTGACGGTGCCGAGCGGTGGCACGGCCCTCCTGGACAACACGTCGGGGACGGAGGCGACCTTCGAGACGGTGGACCTGCCGATCACGAAGGCGGGCCGCGCGGTGCAGTACACCCTGACCTCGTCGGACCGGAGCAAGGCCCCGGCCGGATGGGTGCTCCAGGGTTCGCGCGACGGCGAGAAGTGGCGGGACCTGGACCGGAGGTCGGGAGAGACCTTCAACTGGGACAAGCAGACCCGCGTCTTCTCGGTGCGGACGCCCGATACGTATGAGCACTACCGGCTGGTGCCGGACGGCAAGGCGACGCTGGCGGAGGTGGAGCTGCTGAGCTGA
- a CDS encoding ABC transporter substrate-binding protein has product MGSTSDVGRRDLIKRSAALGLISVPAMSALSACASGGDDEAKKVDKGKKSAKNPLAVNESAALDVVIFDGGFGQQYAKDAEAEYAAAFPKTKGKVKHAATQKIQTVLQPRFNGGTPPDLVDNSGAEQMDMGTLVGKNQLTDLTPLLDAPSLDDPSKTVRETLRPGVVEMGQFDGKPVWILYYAYTVYGVWYSKSNLAKLDVEYPETWDDMLKVCEAAKKKGIAGWTYPGKFPYYLPFSLYPFIAKIGGRDVLDSIDNLEPNAWKHPAVKAAFEAYYELYKKGYILKGTPGLSHIESQTAWNQGKALFIPNGSWVENEAKKTTPKDFQMAVAAPSSLDKSDKLPFGTLWASGGEPFIVPKAAKNPQGGMELLRIMLGEKSTKNFVKQVSSLSSLNGGTEGLSLPSGLASAQEALTKAGKNVVNPRLQDWYVTLQKQQIGVGALGEMMAGRMTPAETIKKCQKFADETAKDDAVKKYKHV; this is encoded by the coding sequence ATGGGATCCACCTCAGATGTCGGCCGTCGCGATCTGATCAAGCGCTCGGCGGCGCTCGGATTGATCTCCGTGCCCGCGATGAGCGCGCTGTCCGCCTGTGCCAGTGGCGGTGACGACGAGGCCAAGAAGGTCGACAAGGGCAAGAAGAGCGCCAAGAACCCGCTCGCCGTCAATGAGAGCGCCGCGCTCGACGTCGTCATCTTCGACGGCGGCTTCGGGCAGCAGTACGCCAAGGACGCCGAGGCGGAGTACGCCGCGGCCTTCCCGAAGACCAAGGGCAAGGTCAAGCACGCGGCCACCCAGAAGATCCAGACCGTGCTCCAGCCGCGCTTCAACGGCGGCACCCCGCCGGACCTCGTCGACAACTCCGGCGCCGAGCAGATGGACATGGGCACCCTGGTCGGGAAGAACCAGCTGACCGACCTCACCCCGCTGCTGGACGCGCCCTCCCTCGACGACCCCAGCAAGACGGTGCGCGAGACCCTGCGCCCCGGTGTCGTGGAGATGGGCCAGTTCGACGGCAAGCCGGTGTGGATCCTCTACTACGCCTACACCGTCTACGGCGTCTGGTACTCCAAGAGCAATCTCGCCAAGCTCGACGTGGAGTACCCCGAGACCTGGGACGACATGCTCAAGGTCTGCGAGGCGGCGAAGAAGAAGGGGATCGCGGGCTGGACCTACCCCGGCAAGTTCCCCTACTACCTGCCGTTCAGCCTCTACCCCTTCATCGCCAAGATCGGCGGCCGGGACGTCCTGGACTCGATCGACAACCTGGAGCCGAACGCCTGGAAGCACCCGGCCGTCAAGGCCGCCTTCGAGGCGTACTACGAGCTCTACAAGAAGGGCTACATCCTCAAGGGCACCCCCGGTCTGTCCCACATCGAGTCCCAGACCGCGTGGAACCAGGGCAAGGCGCTGTTCATCCCCAACGGCTCCTGGGTGGAGAACGAGGCGAAGAAGACCACGCCCAAGGACTTCCAGATGGCGGTGGCCGCGCCGTCCAGCCTGGACAAGAGCGACAAGCTGCCGTTCGGCACCCTCTGGGCCTCCGGCGGTGAGCCCTTCATCGTCCCGAAGGCGGCCAAGAACCCACAGGGCGGCATGGAGCTGCTGCGGATCATGCTCGGTGAGAAGTCCACCAAGAACTTCGTCAAGCAGGTCTCCTCGCTCTCCTCCCTCAACGGCGGCACCGAGGGCCTCAGCCTGCCGTCGGGCCTGGCGTCGGCGCAGGAGGCGCTGACCAAGGCGGGCAAGAACGTGGTCAACCCGCGGCTCCAGGACTGGTACGTGACGCTGCAGAAGCAGCAGATCGGCGTCGGCGCGCTCGGCGAGATGATGGCGGGCCGGATGACCCCCGCCGAGACGATCAAGAAGTGCCAGAAGTTCGCCGATGAAACGGCCAAGGACGACGCCGTCAAGAAGTACAAGCACGTCTGA
- a CDS encoding ABC transporter permease, with translation MQHGKYRFIAGFLALPVILYAVFVISPFVQAIYYSFTDWTGLSSDFKMVGFKNYNWLLHDDLFWKAVGHNVVLLLVVPLVTLGLGLFFAFMLNVGGRGRKNSAISGVRGSSLYKVIYFFPQVLSIAIVALLFQFTYNPRNGAINAFLGGIGLESFQQQWLADPKLALWCLMAVMVWSNVGFYVVLFSAGMSSIPKDFYEAALLDGANRIKTFFKITLPLLWDTVQTGWIYMGIIALDAFAVVQIMTVGPGGPADSTQVMGYYVYTKTFHDGQAGRATTIGVAMLIVTLIFAVIVTRLGRRERLEY, from the coding sequence ATGCAGCATGGGAAGTACCGGTTCATCGCGGGGTTCCTGGCCCTGCCGGTGATCCTTTACGCGGTCTTCGTGATCTCGCCGTTCGTCCAGGCCATCTACTACTCCTTCACGGACTGGACCGGGCTGAGCTCCGACTTCAAGATGGTCGGGTTCAAGAACTACAACTGGCTGCTGCATGACGACCTCTTCTGGAAAGCGGTCGGGCACAATGTCGTGCTGCTGCTGGTGGTGCCGCTGGTGACGCTCGGCCTCGGGCTCTTCTTCGCCTTCATGCTCAATGTGGGCGGCCGGGGGAGGAAGAACTCGGCGATCTCCGGGGTGCGCGGGTCGAGCCTGTACAAGGTGATCTACTTCTTTCCGCAGGTGCTGTCGATCGCGATCGTCGCCCTGCTGTTCCAGTTCACCTACAACCCGCGCAACGGCGCGATCAACGCCTTCCTCGGCGGAATCGGCCTGGAATCGTTCCAGCAGCAGTGGCTGGCCGATCCGAAGCTGGCGCTGTGGTGCCTGATGGCGGTGATGGTCTGGAGCAACGTCGGCTTCTACGTCGTCCTCTTCTCCGCCGGGATGAGCTCCATCCCGAAGGACTTCTACGAGGCGGCGCTGCTCGACGGGGCCAACCGGATCAAGACCTTCTTCAAGATCACCCTGCCGCTGCTGTGGGACACGGTCCAGACCGGCTGGATCTATATGGGCATCATCGCGCTCGACGCGTTCGCCGTGGTGCAGATCATGACCGTGGGGCCGGGCGGCCCCGCCGACTCCACGCAGGTCATGGGCTACTACGTCTACACCAAGACCTTCCACGACGGGCAGGCCGGACGGGCCACCACGATCGGCGTCGCGATGCTCATCGTCACGCTGATCTTCGCGGTCATCGTGACCAGGCTCGGCCGGCGCGAGCGGCTGGAGTACTGA
- a CDS encoding sugar ABC transporter permease, whose product MTSHAEPSELPGVTKEDEAPPAGPVRKQPPPGFTPEGRVGSEGKVLNVFSHGILVVWGLLVTLPLLWAVMSSLKTDKQIFTSPWGLPSALHFDNWTRAWSKSNIGDFFLNTILVVGCSLIGTMLLGSMAAYILARFEFPGKRFIYFMFVGGMSFPIILALVPLFFVMKNMSLLNTFHGLILVYIAYSLPFTVFFLTSFFKTLPSSVAEAALIDGASHTRTFFQVMLPMAKPGLISVGIFNFLGQWNQYMLPTVLNTDEDKRVLTQGLVQLAASQQYKGDWSALFAGLVLAMLPVLGVYILFQRQVQAGLTAGALK is encoded by the coding sequence GTGACCTCGCACGCAGAGCCCTCGGAACTCCCGGGCGTCACCAAGGAGGACGAGGCGCCGCCCGCCGGGCCCGTCCGCAAGCAGCCGCCGCCGGGCTTCACCCCCGAGGGCCGGGTCGGCAGCGAGGGCAAGGTCCTCAACGTCTTCTCGCACGGCATCCTGGTGGTCTGGGGGCTGCTCGTCACCCTGCCGCTGCTGTGGGCGGTGATGAGCTCCCTCAAGACCGACAAGCAGATCTTCACCTCGCCCTGGGGACTGCCCTCCGCCCTGCACTTCGACAACTGGACCCGGGCCTGGAGCAAGTCGAACATCGGCGACTTCTTCCTCAATACGATCCTGGTGGTGGGCTGCTCCCTGATCGGGACGATGCTGCTGGGCTCGATGGCGGCATACATCCTGGCTCGCTTTGAATTCCCGGGAAAGCGATTCATCTATTTCATGTTCGTCGGCGGGATGAGTTTTCCCATCATCCTGGCGCTGGTGCCGCTGTTCTTCGTGATGAAGAACATGAGCCTGCTCAACACCTTCCATGGGCTCATTCTGGTCTATATCGCCTATTCGCTGCCGTTCACGGTCTTCTTCCTCACCTCGTTCTTCAAGACGCTGCCGTCCTCGGTCGCGGAGGCGGCCCTGATCGACGGGGCCTCCCATACCCGTACGTTCTTCCAGGTCATGCTGCCGATGGCGAAGCCCGGCCTGATCAGCGTCGGGATCTTCAACTTCCTCGGCCAGTGGAACCAGTACATGCTGCCCACGGTGCTCAACACCGATGAGGACAAGCGGGTGCTCACCCAGGGGCTGGTGCAGCTCGCGGCCAGCCAGCAGTACAAGGGCGACTGGTCCGCGCTTTTCGCCGGTCTGGTGCTGGCGATGCTTCCGGTGCTCGGCGTCTACATCCTCTTCCAGCGGCAGGTCCAGGCGGGCCTGACCGCGGGCGCGCTCAAATAG
- a CDS encoding ROK family protein: MGVETPGSQSSLHRANLERVVRAVRMAGSLTQAEIARSTGLSAATVSNIVRELKDGGTVEVTPTSAGGRRARSVSLSGDAGIVVGVDFGHTHLRVAIGNLAHQVLAEEAEPLDVDASSSQGLDRAEQLVSRLITASGLSQDKVVGVGLGVPAPIDVETGTLGSTAILPGWAGTNPRDDLAQRLGVPVHVDNDANLGALGELVWGSGRGVADLAYIKVADGVGAGLVISGKIYRGPGGTAGEIGHITLDESGPVCRCGNRGCLETFTAARYVLPLLRSSHGADLTVERMVQLAREGDPGCRRVIGDVGRHIGSGVANLCNLINPSRMVLGGQLAEAGELVLGPIRESVARYAIPSAAHQLSVMPGALGGRAEVLGALALVLSEMGDSTLLDGALSAGAPALT; this comes from the coding sequence ATGGGCGTGGAGACTCCGGGATCGCAGTCGTCGCTGCACCGGGCCAATCTCGAGCGGGTGGTCCGTGCGGTGCGGATGGCGGGCTCGCTGACCCAGGCGGAGATCGCCCGGTCCACCGGGCTGTCCGCCGCCACCGTCTCCAACATCGTGCGTGAGCTCAAGGACGGCGGAACGGTCGAGGTCACCCCCACCTCGGCGGGCGGCCGCCGGGCGCGCAGCGTCTCGCTCAGCGGCGACGCGGGCATCGTCGTAGGGGTGGATTTCGGCCATACGCATCTGCGCGTCGCCATCGGCAACCTCGCCCATCAGGTGCTGGCCGAGGAGGCTGAGCCGCTGGATGTGGACGCCTCCTCCTCGCAGGGGCTGGACCGGGCGGAGCAGCTGGTCAGCAGGCTGATCACGGCCAGCGGGCTGAGCCAGGACAAGGTGGTCGGCGTCGGTCTCGGCGTGCCCGCCCCGATCGATGTGGAGACCGGCACGCTGGGCTCGACCGCGATCCTGCCGGGCTGGGCGGGCACCAATCCGCGCGATGACCTGGCGCAGCGGCTCGGGGTGCCGGTGCATGTGGACAACGACGCCAACCTCGGTGCGCTCGGCGAGCTGGTCTGGGGCTCCGGCCGCGGGGTCGCCGACCTCGCGTACATCAAGGTCGCCGACGGTGTCGGCGCGGGGCTGGTGATCAGCGGGAAGATCTACCGCGGCCCCGGCGGTACGGCGGGCGAGATCGGCCATATCACCCTCGACGAGTCGGGCCCGGTGTGCCGCTGCGGCAACCGCGGCTGTCTGGAGACCTTCACCGCGGCCCGCTATGTGCTGCCGCTGCTGCGATCCAGCCATGGCGCGGATCTCACCGTGGAGCGCATGGTGCAGCTGGCCCGCGAGGGCGACCCCGGCTGCCGGCGGGTGATCGGGGATGTCGGCCGGCACATCGGCAGCGGGGTGGCCAACCTCTGCAATCTGATCAATCCGAGCCGGATGGTGCTGGGCGGTCAGCTCGCCGAGGCGGGGGAGCTGGTGCTGGGCCCGATCCGGGAGTCGGTCGCGCGGTACGCGATCCCCAGCGCGGCCCATCAGCTGTCGGTGATGCCCGGGGCGCTCGGCGGCCGGGCCGAGGTGCTGGGCGCGCTGGCGCTGGTGCTCAGCGAGATGGGAGATTCGACGCTGCTGGACGGTGCGCTCTCGGCGGGGGCTCCGGCCCTCACCTGA